The Daucus carota subsp. sativus chromosome 9, DH1 v3.0, whole genome shotgun sequence genome window below encodes:
- the LOC135149731 gene encoding phosphatidylinositol 4-kinase gamma 7-like: MSMAVFSSLADGVSVEENRKKCKPAGRRRIFVQTDTGCVLAMDLDRDDNAHTVKRRLQICLNVPVEGSSLIFGDKVLKNDLSAIQNHSPLLLSRMHRSSSSPCLSPTGKDFQQGDQSGPIEILCQCKSLAKIKQLVEEIIEGVKIGVDPLPVSGGLGGAYYFRNNNGVNVAIVKPTDEEPFAPNNPKGLVGKALGQPGLKHSVRVGETGFREVAAYILDYDHFANVPPTALVKISHSIFNTNSVDAKILKSKKIVSKIASCQQFIPHDFDASDHGTSNFPVASVHRIGILDIRILNTDRHGGNILVRELKAFGRFGEVEIFPIDHGLCLPENLEDPYFEWIHWPQASIPFSKEELEYIEKLDPYKDSEMLRRQLPMIREACLRVLILCTTFLKKASTFGLCLSEIGEMMTREFHTGVEEPSELEFVCLKAKRLISEMEALSPKDDAEENDVFQFDMDCKELSQDSSTNSCMIQPPLQSGFGDSIEEEEEEEIKGKRQGERMAAKMPNVSKLSMSLENTALYEKPKYLKSSGHKTAGEQLASSVTFVEFSDMNDEKWALFLDKFQELLYPTFSQRKSVTLAQKQNQRLGTSCQF; this comes from the coding sequence ATGTCAATGGCAGTTTTTAGCAGCTTAGCTGATGGAGTATCCGTAGAAGAAAATAGGAAGAAATGCAAACCTGCTGGAAGGAGGCGTATTTTTGTGCAGACCGACACTGGCTGTGTATTGGCAATGGATTTGGATCGTGATGACAATGCTCATACTGTGAAGAGGAGGTTGCAGATTTGTCTTAATGTTCCAGTTGAGGGAAGCTCATTAATATTTGGTGATAAGGTACTCAAGAACGACTTGAGTGCCATTCAAAACCATTCTCCTCTTCTTCTTTCACGGATGCACAGAAGTTCGTCATCTCCTTGTCTCTCGCCCACTGGAAAAGATTTTCAACAGGGAGATCAGAGTGGTCCAATTGAGATCTTATGTCAGTGTAAAAGTCTTGCCAAAATAAAACAGCTTGTTGAGGAGATTATTGAAGGAGTGAAGATTGGAGTTGATCCACTTCCTGTTAGTGGTGGGCTTGGGGGTGCCTACTATTTCAGAAACAACAACGGTGTAAATGTAGCCATAGTAAAGCCAACAGATGAAGAGCCTTTTGCACCTAATAACCCAAAAGGCCTTGTTGGAAAAGCGCTTGGACAGCCAGGATTAAAGCATTCTGTAAGGGTTGGAGAAACAGGATTTAGAGAAGTGGCTGCTTACATTCTTGATTATGACCACTTTGCCAATGTACCACCCACTGCATTGGTCAAGATCAGTCACTCAATTTTCAATACTAATAGTGTTGATGCAAAAATATTGAAAAGCAAAAAGATTGTGAGCAAGATTGCATCCTGTCAGCAATTTATTCCCCATGACTTTGATGCCAGTGATCATGGGACATCCAATTTCCCTGTTGCTTCTGTTCATCGTATCGGGATACTAGATATAAGGATTTTAAATACAGACAGACATGGAGGAAACATTCTGGTGAGGGAACTGAAAGCTTTTGGAAGATTTGGTGAAGTGGAAATATTTCCAATCGATCATGGCCTCTGTCTGCCAGAGAATTTAGAGGATCCATACTTTGAATGGATCCACTGGCCCCAGGCTTCAATTCCCTTCTCAAAAGAAGAACTGGAGTATATAGAGAAGCTGGATCCATATAAGGATTCTGAGATGCTCCGCAGACAACTTCCCATGATTCGGGAGGCTTGTCTTCGGGTTCTCATTCTCTGTACAACCTTTCTTAAGAAAGCTTCTACCTTTGGACTCTGTCTCTCTGAGATTGGGGAGATGATGACCAGGGAATTCCACACTGGTGTCGAGGAGCCTAGTGAGCTCGAGTTCGTGTGCTTAAAGGCCAAAAGACTGATTTCTGAGATGGAAGCCTTATCCCCCAAGGATGATGCAGAAGAGAATGATGTGTTTCAATTTGATATGGATTGTAAAGAACTAAGCCAAGACTCTTCAACAAATTCATGCATGATTCAACCTCCCCTTCAATCTGGATTCGGAGATAGCATcgaggaggaggaagaagagGAAATTAAAGGGAAAAGGCAAGGCGAGAGAATGGCTGCAAAGATGCCTAATGTTTCCAAGCTATCCATGTCACTGGAGAACACCGCGTTATATGAGAAGCCAAAGTACCTGAAATCTTCTGGACACAAGACTGCAGGTGAGCAACTTGCTTCCAGTGTTACCTTTGTGGAATTCTCAGACATGAACGATGAAAAATGGGCGCTTTTTCTAGACAAGTTCCAAGAGCTTTTGTACCCGACATTCTCTCAGCGGAAATCTGTGACCCTTGCACAGAAGCAGAATCAAAGACTTGGCACTTCATGCCAGTTTTAA